A stretch of the Salarias fasciatus chromosome 3, fSalaFa1.1, whole genome shotgun sequence genome encodes the following:
- the LOC115386106 gene encoding uncharacterized protein LOC115386106, with the protein MQTACADSRVPEPAPGSLGNAGGPRRGSQNNTAVEEFAQNMSESIIESFMSQNRADFNQNCEILGEKLASVVIECAMMEASRGGRVTDRTARPEPDPAFADEAGSEDGLWEPDGRVDPVSELQTSALGCPPLSQAGLPAVGSLDYPDAPPTTPLLPELQKSRKSFSQKLKGGLAKVFQPSPPPPTPKDSEGGSHDAMDDHQAELERLMDSLSTDDFEERSQLGTRVEDFAEALSFEIMECVLGLRDGEQIAEEVDLHLLAQRMAESIIASSLDAASMCV; encoded by the coding sequence ATGCAGACAGCGTGTGCGGATTCGAGGGTGCCAGAGCCCGCTCCAGGAAGCCTTGGCAACGCAGGAGGCCCCAGGAGAGGCTCGCAAAACAATACGGCTGTCGAGGAGTTTGCCCAAAACATGTCAGAGAGTATAATAGAGTCATTTATGAGCCAAAACAGGGCTGATTTTAACCAAAACTGCGAGATATTGGGAGAAAAACTAGCATCCGTGGTGATCGAATGTGCCATGATGGAAGCGAGCAGAGGCGGACGTGTGACGGACCGCACAGCGAGGCCCGAGCCGGATCCGGCCTTCGCAGACGAAGCTGGAAGTGAGGACGGTCTGTGGGAGCCAGACGGACGGGTCGATCCCGTGTCGGAGCTCCAGACCTCCGCACTCGGCTGTCCGCCGCTATCCCAGGCGGGCCTCCCCGCCGTGGGCTCCCTGGACTACCCCGACGCCCCGCCGACCACGCCGCTCCTCCCCGAGCTccagaagagcaggaagagctTCTCGCAGAAGCTGAAGGGAGGCCTGGCGAAGGTTTTCCAGCCCTCGCCTCCTCCGCCGACGCCCAAGGACAGCGAGGGCGGCTCGCACGACGCCATGGACGACCATCAGGCAGAGCTGGAGCGCCTCATGGACTCTCTGTCCACAGACGATTTTGAAGAACGCTCACAGCTCGGGACCAGAGTGGAAGACTTTGCCGAAGCCCTCTCCTTTGAAATCATGGAGTGTGTTTTAGGGTTGAGGGACGGCGAGCAGATAGCGGAGGAGGTCGACCTTCATCTTCTTGCGCAGCGCATGGCTGAAAGCATCATCGCTTCATCGCTCGACGCTgccagcatgtgtgtgtag